AAGTAGAAGCGGGAAAGAGAAAGTATCTCTgatagaacaaacaaaaaacgacaGGAAAAGTTGACAGAAATCAGTAAAATTTGACAGAATTTGTTCACATACCgacatgttaaataaaattccgatttactatacgtatattgccTGTGTTCACCTGCGTGCGCGAATGTATTTTAAAGGCTTCACGCAAACGTGATGTTTTTATGCACAAATTCGCAAATGTAAATAATGCTCTGAATATCACCAACTGCAAGAATattgaacagatatatcatgttaattaagaaggggtatttgcgaaaaataccagtcgagaGAATATAAAATTTCGCGAGCCGTAAGGCGAAAgaaattcattctcaagactTCATTCTGATGTCTTTCAACATTACAATCGATGAACCTTAGTTCCGTTTTGAAGTACTTTTACATTTACTTCCAAGTTTTTACACTACTTTTTCATAAAATGGTAACACATTtaacgtcatttttttttgcatttttttgttgcGTTTCAGTATTAATATTAATTGGTTTGAATTTTCTTATGATttgtgtatatattatatatatgtaattatttttctattttaagattcaagatACTGAAACAAACAAATGCCTGCATAAAGAAGTTATTAATTTAGACAAAAAATGAACTGCTCACAACACCAAGATGAACAAATGCGCCTCTTTTGTAAAGAATGTGAAGATATTATTTGTGTTCAGTGTTTGTTAGAGAACCATCCACAGCATAAGGTCAAAGGATTATCCGAATCACATGACATTATTCGGAACAAGGTGAATTATTGGTGCTCAGATAATAAATCAGCAACTAAACATGATCTTGCTGAAACTAAAAAGCAATTAGAAGAAGCAAATGAAAAAAGTGTTCAAGACGAGGCGAAAGTAGAAGAGGGTATACACACGTGTGAAATGCAGTGGAAGAACAAGATTGAGGTAGAGGTTAAGAATCTATTGGAGACTTCAAAGGCAGTACTTGAGGAAAGCAGGAATCAAATTCAAAGTCTTCTGGATGAGGTTAAGTTTTGTGAAAATGAAATGGAAAATCCTGCATCAGAGGAATCACTTATAAGGCTATActgtagcttgaaaaaatgttCTATTAACAAAGAATATGACAAGGTTGGGCCGTTGTTACAGCTGAATGCACCGTCTGGTGACATATTATTAGGTTGCATTGGAGAAGATTGTGTTACGAGAAAGACGAATGATATATCTACACAAACATACAATTCTCATGAGCTTGTATCAGACGACAACACTACGGCGGAAGTAGATAAGAAAGATCTCGTGACATTGATTCCTCTTGCAGATCTGGTAGTTCCGGTCACGAAAATTATCCCAGTAAACACATCTGACGCATGGCTTATTTCAGATAGGAAATTATTCCGTCTTGACTTCTCTGGAATACAGATGGCAGCTTATTCTGACGAAGCGGACGACATTGCTGTTCTGAATAATGGAGATTTGTTAGTCCTTAATAGATCAACAAGCTTTATTAATCAAATTGACGCAAGAGGTAATGTGACGCCTTTCACAAGTACAGATCCGTACATGCCGTTATGTATGGATTACGCGAAGTCAGACAACTCTGTTTTCATATGGATGAGTAATAAGGATTCAAGACAAATGACAGTCTTTGAGTCCAACGGAATAAAAAAGAAGTCATTCACGCTGGCAAATAGTAAAAGTGAGAGTTCTTTCATGTCGGTGCACTCGAGTAACAATTTTAGCATAACATATGACGTAGAACAAACAACTGGAATACGGAACTATGTTTATTCCTATAGCCTCGAACCAAAAAATTCATATTCCTTCTCGGGTAAATCTGGTCAAAGCCCGTACTTACAATACGTCTGCAAAGGACTTTGCTACGATAACGACGGCAACATATTAGCAAGCGATATGCAGTTTAATACAATATATCAATTGGATGGAAAGTTACAGTTTCGAAAAATTCTCCTTGATAAAAATGATGGTCTTATTTCACCTGCAGCCATTGCATACAGAGAAGGTCATTTATGGATAGCTGATTCTAAAAGTTTAAGAATTTATGACTACCAAGCTCTCAAGTGATGTACGTGTTTGATTAGCAGTGTTTGTGTTTATGagacattaaatttaaaaaaaaaatggaacaactattctggaatattatttccacaggaataatAAGGCGGCAAACGGCAAAGGGAAAGACAACACAATTTAAAGTTGAGAGgttctaatcttttaattattgaaaggtgtatttctatttttaaattgatacaaattggAAAAACAGCAAACAGTTCAACGAGTGTTTTCAAAAaggtttttaaaagaaaaaaaataaattctttgatgaattattaaatattttaacttttataaaaataaaatcaaaagaaattcaacttttaatcttttaaaaaatgtcacgAAAGGAGGTATGCCATCAATACCAATTTAAAATGTACGGCACTGTACGGACTTAAACAAtgagcgaaaaaaaaacaaaccaaaaaaccAACCCGATACCATATGATaaactattttattaaataatacgaTTAAAACAGACCTAATACGGATAAATCGGCATGTGCAATACTGATAACGTTCCACTGTCGATATAAATCAAGAGCTCATATTGCTTTTcgaacagggccaatacagatAAAACCTGTATTGGCCCATGGGCTAATACAGGACGTTTACTTCCGGTTTCAATTTTCCAACGCCATTACTGAACTTTGGGGGTACATTTGtgtaatcataaaataaaaaggttaaATGATGTGCAATGTTAACTTTTTTAACGTCTTGCAGTCTTGAAACGGAAATAATTCACAGACTTTTCGAGTACGACTTTCTATTATTGACACTGTTGCATTTCCGTTTGGTAAACAATCATCACATTCAAAACGCAGACGATCCAAGACAGAATAAGAATAGTTTTAAAACTGTCTGATTTATTCTTCCCAGTTACTTTATATTTGCTACATAAAATGAATTGTTATAGCATTTTATTAAGTACTTGGACGAGGAATCAGAAATTTCATCTGACAATGTTGACAAGAAATCCATGCATGATGATGGACGTAAAAGCGAAAAGCAGTGACGAATTCAGATGTGAAATGATTTCTGTATCCTCTTTACGGTAGGTCCTATATTTAttcttattgaaaaaatatgaatcttACAAATTTGACAGTTCATAcaaatttgtcttttgaaatattgacCGCTgatccacaggcacttgtttctgtcaatatggggtttactatcaataccagtataaaaaaaaacacaaggtagCTAACGGGAATTTTCAATGTGTTCGCTTCaaccaatattttattactttcccTTGCCCCtttcacgaataaaagtacaccAGTCTTTCGgtaattgatttatctttacaatgaaacaactctcacgTACCTTGAGAATACCCCTCAAACAGAATAACACACTTGAGATGAGAATTATTGACCTTTTTCCAGACCATTGAATTTGGAAGTACTAAACTTCCGGTTTACTTAGGAAGTTAATATAACACAGCAATCTGATTGGTCGAATTCATCTGGTtacctgtttatttatattagttACCAGAAACCAGAAAAATGTGACCAATCAGATTGCACAGTTTTATTAACTTCCTAAGTAAACCGGAAGTTTAGTACTTCCAAATTCAATGGTCTGGAAAAAGGTCAATAATTCTCATCTCAAGTGTGTTATTCTGTTTGAGGGGTATTCTCAAGGTAcgtgagagttgtttcattgtaaagataaatcaattacCGAAAGACTggtgtacttttattcgtgaaaGGGGCAAgggaaagtaataaaatattggttGAAGCGAACACATTGAAAATTCCCGTTAGctaccttgtgtttttttttatactggtattgatagtaaaccccatattgacagaaacaagtgcctgtgcgcTGATCACATTATGACACATATCaatgacatacatgtaactcTGTAAGCTGGATTCAAAGCAAGTcagcatttaaaaaatcattggcCCTGTACACATACATTGTGAACAGATCATAAATCATGTTATGGAttggtatttgcgaaaaataccagtcaagGGCTGTGAAGTTTCCCAAGCCAACAAGGCGATGGAAATCGGTCCCAAGACtcgtatttttcgcaaataccacTCCACAACATGATATACATtgtatctgtttaattacaccgaataGTTAAGGACTAAAATTCTCTGTACCTGTAGGTGaagttgattttttcttttacttgtAAGGTGtaattcataaacatgtttatgcatAATTTTGAGGATAAATAAGTGGATATTATCATAGAACCGTATGaattatgcatgtatatatactaATACGTATTAGCTCTCTTTTTTATGTAACGTCATATCCGAAACAAATTTGCGGAAATATGCCCGGGAGGGTAAAAAaggaatatccaaaatggcaaataccatggtacatgtatttgagGCATATTCACCGGCAGTGGTGAAAAACAGGCAATTTGGtttgaaatgaggaaaaaatgttagaatatgcgaaaaatacactggctacCAACGGTTGAACCAATCAAATTCTGGCATTCTAATATTAGGTGTAATTATGCATGTAATTCAGGATTCAGTGCCAGTCCGTATTGGAAATATTGGCCCTATATTCACATCATTGCCAGTCCGTACTGGAAATATTGGCCATATATTCACATTTGATGTATGTAATACAGCGTTCAGAACAAGTCTGTATTGAAAACGTtggattatttaataaaagtgttatgaactggctgtttctgtattggcactggtatagattctcgGTCAGCTGTATTGGCCCTCGACCCTACGGGTCTCGaggccaatacagcaaaccttgaatctataccagtgccaatacagaaacagccagttaataACACTATAATATAAAAGGCCCCGGGCATGACATAGACAAtta
This is a stretch of genomic DNA from Mytilus trossulus isolate FHL-02 chromosome 6, PNRI_Mtr1.1.1.hap1, whole genome shotgun sequence. It encodes these proteins:
- the LOC134721753 gene encoding uncharacterized protein LOC134721753, with protein sequence MNCSQHQDEQMRLFCKECEDIICVQCLLENHPQHKVKGLSESHDIIRNKVNYWCSDNKSATKHDLAETKKQLEEANEKSVQDEAKVEEGIHTCEMQWKNKIEVEVKNLLETSKAVLEESRNQIQSLLDEVKFCENEMENPASEESLIRLYCSLKKCSINKEYDKVGPLLQLNAPSGDILLGCIGEDCVTRKTNDISTQTYNSHELVSDDNTTAEVDKKDLVTLIPLADLVVPVTKIIPVNTSDAWLISDRKLFRLDFSGIQMAAYSDEADDIAVLNNGDLLVLNRSTSFINQIDARGNVTPFTSTDPYMPLCMDYAKSDNSVFIWMSNKDSRQMTVFESNGIKKKSFTLANSKSESSFMSVHSSNNFSITYDVEQTTGIRNYVYSYSLEPKNSYSFSGKSGQSPYLQYVCKGLCYDNDGNILASDMQFNTIYQLDGKLQFRKILLDKNDGLISPAAIAYREGHLWIADSKSLRIYDYQALK